One Felis catus isolate Fca126 chromosome D2, F.catus_Fca126_mat1.0, whole genome shotgun sequence DNA window includes the following coding sequences:
- the CASP7 gene encoding caspase-7 isoform X1, which produces MADDQGCGVEQAAGDSASRDAVDAKPDRSSFVPSLFSKKKKNGSGRSVTTTQDRVPAYQYNMNFEKVGKCIIINNKNFDKKTGMGVRNGTDKDAEALFKCFRNLGFDVVVYNDCSCARMQDLLKQASEEDHRNSACFACILLSHGEENLIYGTDGVTAIKDLTAHFRGDRCKTLLEKPKLFFIQACRGTELDDGVQADSGPINDTDANPRYKIPVEADFLFAYSTVPDFSMRSLAPVLGPSNSRNTSQNSLKSPANSSLVRLGLESSSAPRGQRGVPELTKCFSGISFEHLGV; this is translated from the exons atgGCAGACGATCAGGGCTGTGGCGTGGAGCAGGCAGCTGGGGACTCAGCAAGCAGAGATGCAGTTGATGCTAAGCCAGACCGGTCTTCGTTTGTGCCATCACTCTTCAG taagaagaagaaaaatggctcGGGAAGATCAGTCACGACCACCCAGGACCGAGTGCCTGCATATCAGTATAACATGAATTTTGAGAAGGTGGGCAAATGCATCATAATAAACAACAAGAACTTCGACAAAAAGACAG GCATGGGCGTCCGAAACGGAACAGACAAAGATGCCGAGGCTCTTTTCAAGTGCTTCAGAAACCTGGGTTTTGACGTGGTCGTCTACAATGACTGCTCTTGTGCCAGAATGCAAGATCTGCTGAAACAAG CCTCTGAAGAGGACCACAGAAATTCGGCTTGTTTCGCCTGCATCTTACTAAGCCACggagaagaaaatttaatttatggAACAGACGGCGTGACAGCAATAAAGGACTTGACAGCCCATTTTAGGGGGGACAGATGCAAAACTCTTCTAGAGAAACCCAAACTCTTCTTCATTCAG GCTTGCCGGGGGACCGAGCTCGATGACGGGGTCCAGGCTGACTCGGGGCCTATCAATGACACAGATGCCAATCCCCGATACAAGATCCCCGTTGAAGCCGACTTTCTCTTCGCCTATTCTACAGTCCCAG ATTTCTCCATGAGGAGCTTGGCTCCGGTTCTGGGTCCCTCCAACAGCAGGAACACATCTCAAAATTCTCTGAAATCTCCTGCAAATTCCTCTCTTGTGAGGCTTGGATTGGAAAGTAGCTCTGCCCCCAGAGGACAGCGAGGAGTTCCAGAGTTAACAAAGTGCTTCTCCGGCATTTCCTTTGAGCACTTGGGTGTTTGA
- the CASP7 gene encoding caspase-7 isoform X2: MADDQGCGVEQAAGDSASRDAVDAKPDRSSFVPSLFSKKKKNGSGRSVTTTQDRVPAYQYNMNFEKVGKCIIINNKNFDKKTGMGVRNGTDKDAEALFKCFRNLGFDVVVYNDCSCARMQDLLKQASEEDHRNSACFACILLSHGEENLIYGTDGVTAIKDLTAHFRGDRCKTLLEKPKLFFIQACRGTELDDGVQADSGPINDTDANPRYKIPVEADFLFAYSTVPGYYSWRNPGSGSWFVQALCSILDEHGKSLEILHILTRVNNRVARHFESQSDDPYFHEKKQIPCVVSMLTKELYF, from the exons atgGCAGACGATCAGGGCTGTGGCGTGGAGCAGGCAGCTGGGGACTCAGCAAGCAGAGATGCAGTTGATGCTAAGCCAGACCGGTCTTCGTTTGTGCCATCACTCTTCAG taagaagaagaaaaatggctcGGGAAGATCAGTCACGACCACCCAGGACCGAGTGCCTGCATATCAGTATAACATGAATTTTGAGAAGGTGGGCAAATGCATCATAATAAACAACAAGAACTTCGACAAAAAGACAG GCATGGGCGTCCGAAACGGAACAGACAAAGATGCCGAGGCTCTTTTCAAGTGCTTCAGAAACCTGGGTTTTGACGTGGTCGTCTACAATGACTGCTCTTGTGCCAGAATGCAAGATCTGCTGAAACAAG CCTCTGAAGAGGACCACAGAAATTCGGCTTGTTTCGCCTGCATCTTACTAAGCCACggagaagaaaatttaatttatggAACAGACGGCGTGACAGCAATAAAGGACTTGACAGCCCATTTTAGGGGGGACAGATGCAAAACTCTTCTAGAGAAACCCAAACTCTTCTTCATTCAG GCTTGCCGGGGGACCGAGCTCGATGACGGGGTCCAGGCTGACTCGGGGCCTATCAATGACACAGATGCCAATCCCCGATACAAGATCCCCGTTGAAGCCGACTTTCTCTTCGCCTATTCTACAGTCCCAG GCTATTACTCATGGAGGAACCCGGGCAGCGGGTCCTGGTTTGTGCAGGCCCTGTGCTCCATCCTGGACGAGCATGGCAAGAGCCTGGAGATCCTGCATATCCTCACCAGGGTGAACAACAGGGTGGCCAGGCACTTTGAGTCCCAGTCCGATGACCCCTACTTCCACGAGAAGAAGCAGATCCCATGTGTGGTCTCTATGCTCACCAAGGAACTCTACTTCTGA